The proteins below are encoded in one region of Bremerella sp. P1:
- a CDS encoding DUF4159 domain-containing protein: protein MLKSKPVRILCFFLSVTLLGGVVWAQFQDGFRSRGRFSGNSSSMTGAKNDWEIDEKFEHEAFRFARVKYTSYGWRDKWRTDFPESDLNLPHRLRELTSMEVHPESVIVELTDENLSDYPFLYIVEPGQMNLTDGEVTGLRTYLLNGGFLMVDDFWGEEEWRTFYDNIKLVFPDREPEELPLEHDIFHLVYDLAEKPMIVSIGTWMRGSETERWDADEPHYKGIFDDKGRMMVVICHNTDLGDGWEEEGVDPTYFKEYSERFAYPLGINIITYAMTH from the coding sequence ATGTTGAAATCGAAACCGGTCCGAATCCTCTGCTTCTTTCTCTCGGTCACGCTTCTTGGTGGCGTGGTCTGGGCACAGTTTCAGGACGGCTTTCGATCGCGGGGAAGATTCAGCGGCAATTCGTCCTCGATGACTGGCGCTAAGAACGATTGGGAGATCGACGAGAAGTTCGAGCATGAAGCGTTCCGCTTTGCTCGCGTGAAGTACACCTCTTATGGCTGGCGAGACAAATGGAGGACCGATTTTCCCGAAAGTGACCTGAATCTACCGCATCGCCTGCGTGAACTCACTTCGATGGAAGTTCACCCGGAAAGCGTGATTGTCGAATTGACCGACGAAAATCTATCAGACTACCCGTTTCTGTACATTGTTGAACCGGGACAAATGAATCTCACCGACGGGGAAGTCACCGGGCTTCGCACCTACCTGCTAAACGGTGGGTTTTTGATGGTCGATGACTTTTGGGGTGAGGAAGAGTGGCGAACATTCTACGATAACATCAAGCTCGTCTTTCCTGATCGGGAACCAGAAGAGTTGCCGCTAGAGCACGATATCTTTCACTTGGTGTACGACCTGGCCGAAAAACCCATGATTGTCAGTATCGGCACATGGATGCGCGGCAGCGAAACAGAACGCTGGGATGCCGATGAACCCCATTACAAAGGCATCTTCGATGACAAAGGGCGAATGATGGTCGTCATTTGCCATAACACCGACCTGGGAGACGGCTGGGAGGAGGAAGGAGTCGACCCGACCTACTTCAAGGAGTATTCCGAACGCTTCGCCTATCCCCTTGGCATCAATATTATTACCTACGCGATGACGCATTAG
- a CDS encoding cis-3-hydroxy-L-proline dehydratase, giving the protein MQIARIFAHQVDLPLVESNYQWAQGKSVSTFDSTIVGVETKCGLVGYGEVCPLGPVYLPAYAAGVRAGLKELAPHLIGLDPRETVKVNEVMDFALKGHPYVKSGIDIACWDILGKFTQLPICELLGGRFGESVQLYRAISQLPPDEMAANVAKYREEGYRRFQLKVGGDANTDIERIEATRQVLSPSDRLVADANTGWTLHEAIRVVRAVKHLDVYIEQPCVTYEECLTVRQKTDHPFVLDENIDSLHALLRAKADKAMDVVNLKISKLGGLTRTRQLRDLCVATGIAMTLEDSWGGDIATAAIAHLAHSTPESFRFTSTDFNSYVTVSTAEGAPQRVDGRMKASTEPGLGIEARQDVLGPKVVDICE; this is encoded by the coding sequence ATGCAAATCGCGCGAATTTTTGCCCATCAGGTCGATCTTCCCCTTGTTGAGTCAAATTACCAATGGGCTCAGGGCAAATCGGTATCAACATTTGATTCGACGATCGTTGGGGTTGAAACCAAATGCGGACTGGTCGGCTATGGCGAAGTCTGTCCCCTTGGCCCAGTCTACTTACCTGCCTATGCTGCAGGCGTAAGGGCTGGTCTGAAGGAGTTGGCCCCCCACTTGATCGGGTTGGATCCTCGTGAGACGGTCAAAGTGAACGAAGTCATGGATTTCGCACTCAAAGGCCATCCTTACGTGAAATCGGGAATTGACATCGCGTGCTGGGACATTCTAGGCAAATTCACACAGCTTCCCATCTGCGAACTTCTCGGCGGTCGTTTCGGGGAATCGGTCCAGCTCTACCGAGCGATTTCTCAACTGCCACCGGATGAAATGGCAGCGAATGTCGCCAAGTACCGTGAAGAAGGCTATCGTCGATTTCAACTGAAAGTGGGGGGAGACGCGAACACGGATATTGAACGTATTGAGGCAACCCGCCAGGTCCTCTCACCTTCTGATCGTCTGGTCGCCGATGCTAATACCGGCTGGACGTTGCACGAAGCGATTCGCGTCGTGCGAGCGGTCAAACATCTGGATGTCTACATTGAGCAACCATGCGTTACCTACGAAGAATGCCTGACCGTACGCCAAAAGACAGACCATCCATTTGTGCTTGATGAAAACATCGACAGCTTGCATGCCTTGCTTCGAGCCAAGGCCGATAAAGCAATGGATGTCGTGAATCTGAAGATCAGCAAGCTGGGGGGACTCACGCGAACCAGACAACTACGCGACCTGTGTGTGGCTACCGGGATTGCCATGACGTTGGAGGATAGCTGGGGAGGAGACATTGCGACCGCGGCCATTGCTCATCTGGCCCATAGTACGCCTGAGTCATTCCGCTTTACCTCGACCGACTTCAATAGCTACGTCACGGTCAGCACAGCGGAAGGAGCACCTCAGCGCGTTGACGGAAGGATGAAGGCATCAACCGAGCCGGGCTTGGGGATTGAAGCCCGCCAGGATGTTCTCGGGCCAAAGGTCGTCGATATCTGCGAATAG
- a CDS encoding AraC family transcriptional regulator has protein sequence MNPRTKLLKAVTSESNRTVDVGLLAELFDSTPDMAFFVKDAQGRYIAVNDSLVLRHGWREKRDVIGKRSSDICEGDLGIIPTQQDERVIRTGKALLNQLEMQWYRPPVMTWCLTTKLPMRDAEGNITGLIGFSKDVRTLVEPESIPAAFAKALAEFEDHLSPDVTPTWFAEKCQLTARRMATLTKKVFDLTPGQFIAKIRIDAATRLLRETGLSVSEIAHQCGFYDHSAFTRAFRNATGTTPRSFRQLAK, from the coding sequence GTGAATCCGCGCACAAAACTGCTGAAAGCGGTCACCTCGGAAAGCAACCGTACCGTTGATGTCGGTTTGCTGGCCGAGCTATTTGATAGCACCCCTGATATGGCATTCTTCGTGAAGGATGCCCAGGGAAGGTACATCGCCGTAAACGATTCCCTGGTCTTGCGTCATGGTTGGCGAGAAAAGCGTGATGTGATCGGCAAGCGATCGTCCGATATCTGCGAGGGAGACCTGGGGATAATTCCGACGCAACAAGATGAACGTGTAATTCGGACCGGCAAGGCGTTGCTGAATCAGCTAGAAATGCAGTGGTATCGCCCGCCGGTAATGACTTGGTGCTTGACGACCAAGCTGCCGATGCGAGATGCCGAAGGGAACATCACTGGATTAATTGGATTTTCCAAGGATGTCCGAACGCTGGTAGAACCCGAATCGATCCCGGCAGCATTCGCGAAAGCATTGGCCGAATTTGAGGATCACCTGTCCCCTGATGTCACACCTACTTGGTTCGCGGAGAAATGCCAATTAACTGCCCGCCGGATGGCAACATTGACCAAGAAGGTGTTCGATCTGACCCCGGGGCAATTCATCGCAAAAATTAGAATTGACGCGGCCACCAGGCTACTGCGGGAAACGGGCTTATCGGTTTCTGAAATAGCTCATCAGTGTGGGTTTTACGATCATAGCGCGTTTACCCGGGCGTTTCGAAACGCGACCGGCACGACGCCCCGATCTTTTCGCCAACTTGCCAAGTGA
- a CDS encoding DUF58 domain-containing protein, which translates to MSSPTRGSSTITSSTSRPTGTASLIDPGSLMRIKNLELRARAVVEGFLTGLHRSPYHGFSVEFTEYRQYSPGDDTRFLDWKLFGRSDRYFIKCFEDETNLRCYLLVDLSRSMSFGTLGYSKADYAKTAAATIAHFLSLQRDAVGLMTFDESITDRIPARFRPGHIHQIMMSLERSEPGSATDIEKPLEQIAATVVKRGLVILISDLLTPIGSLYKHSGFLRARGHEVVILRVLDPRELDFKFDQPAMFRDVETGKNLFIDPEQARQKYLDQFHEHSQAVQTICQNLGVELHQVSIDHPLELILFDLLADRLKRGRSTVRQRAPRAGGRS; encoded by the coding sequence ATGAGCAGCCCGACGCGCGGATCGTCGACCATTACTTCCAGTACAAGTCGCCCCACGGGGACGGCTTCGCTGATCGATCCCGGTTCGCTCATGCGCATCAAGAATCTCGAACTGAGGGCTCGTGCTGTTGTCGAAGGATTCCTGACCGGCTTGCACCGATCGCCTTATCACGGATTCTCGGTTGAGTTTACCGAGTACCGTCAGTATTCGCCCGGCGATGATACCCGCTTCCTCGATTGGAAGCTTTTCGGACGGTCGGATCGTTACTTTATCAAGTGCTTCGAAGACGAGACCAATCTTCGCTGTTATTTGCTAGTCGACCTGAGTCGCTCAATGAGCTTTGGGACGCTTGGCTACAGCAAGGCCGACTATGCGAAGACCGCAGCCGCGACGATCGCCCATTTCCTCTCCCTGCAGCGCGATGCCGTAGGGTTGATGACGTTCGACGAATCGATAACCGATCGCATCCCGGCTCGGTTTCGTCCTGGACATATTCACCAGATCATGATGAGCCTGGAACGCTCTGAACCTGGCTCGGCGACCGATATCGAGAAGCCACTCGAGCAGATTGCCGCGACGGTCGTCAAACGGGGCTTGGTCATCCTTATATCCGATCTGCTCACGCCGATCGGCTCGCTGTACAAGCACTCAGGATTTCTCAGGGCACGCGGACATGAAGTCGTGATTCTTCGTGTTCTCGATCCGCGCGAGCTCGATTTCAAGTTCGATCAGCCTGCCATGTTTCGCGATGTTGAAACAGGCAAGAACTTGTTCATCGATCCAGAGCAGGCTCGGCAGAAGTATCTCGACCAGTTTCATGAGCATTCCCAGGCAGTTCAAACTATCTGCCAGAATCTGGGAGTCGAACTGCACCAGGTCTCGATCGATCATCCACTCGAATTGATCCTATTCGACCTACTGGCCGATCGTCTGAAACGTGGTCGTTCGACCGTCCGGCAACGGGCTCCGCGTGCAGGGGGCCGGTCATGA
- a CDS encoding aminopeptidase P family protein, whose translation MRHQALDSKLFIENRAKLISLLPKNSMAILNANDVLPTNADGSIKIIPNADLFYLSGIEQEESILLLYPDAYEPKHREVLFLREPTELLQIWEGTKLTKERATEISGISNVKWLSEFPLTLRDCMLSADEVFLNTNEHRRAAVTVETRDDRFISQCKRDYPLHTYRRLAPFLHQLRAVKSDLEVELIKKAVEITHKGFDRLLKYLKPGVTEFELEAELIHEYTRNRGAFAYTPIIASGKNACGLHYIDNDQVCEDGDLVLIDTGSNYGNYNSDMTRTIPVSGRFTKRQRDVYDAVLRVMRASIEGAVVGKAHRDWHHEAQLMMNEELLGLGLITKEDVAEHTRDKPACKKYFMHGLGHPMGLDVHDVAPGHAPFAPGWVLTVEPGIYLPDEGFAVRLENDILITEDGPIDLMKDIPVEADEIESIMQTAASAS comes from the coding sequence ATGCGACATCAAGCTCTCGACTCAAAACTGTTCATTGAAAATCGAGCAAAGCTTATCAGCCTGCTCCCCAAAAACTCGATGGCGATTCTGAACGCCAATGATGTCTTGCCGACCAACGCGGATGGGAGCATCAAGATCATTCCCAACGCCGATCTCTTTTACCTCTCCGGTATTGAGCAGGAGGAATCGATCCTTTTGCTTTACCCGGATGCATATGAGCCAAAGCACCGCGAAGTTTTGTTCCTGCGAGAGCCAACGGAACTATTGCAGATCTGGGAAGGAACGAAGCTGACGAAAGAGCGCGCGACAGAGATCTCGGGAATCAGCAACGTCAAATGGCTAAGTGAATTTCCCCTGACGCTTCGTGATTGCATGCTTAGCGCGGACGAGGTTTTCCTCAACACCAACGAACATCGCCGCGCCGCTGTCACCGTCGAGACGCGTGACGACCGATTCATTAGCCAGTGCAAGCGGGACTATCCGCTCCATACCTACCGTCGGCTGGCCCCTTTCTTGCACCAACTACGAGCAGTAAAGTCTGATTTAGAAGTCGAGTTGATTAAAAAGGCGGTGGAAATCACGCATAAGGGTTTTGACCGATTGCTGAAATACCTCAAGCCTGGGGTCACCGAGTTCGAGCTCGAAGCCGAGTTGATTCACGAATACACGCGAAACCGAGGTGCGTTTGCTTATACGCCGATCATCGCTTCTGGCAAGAACGCATGCGGATTGCACTACATCGACAACGATCAGGTCTGCGAGGACGGCGATCTGGTGTTGATTGATACTGGGTCGAACTATGGAAACTACAATTCGGACATGACGCGGACGATCCCGGTCAGTGGCCGCTTCACTAAGCGGCAACGCGATGTGTACGACGCTGTCCTACGCGTCATGAGGGCATCGATCGAAGGAGCTGTCGTGGGCAAGGCTCATCGTGACTGGCACCACGAGGCTCAGTTGATGATGAATGAGGAATTGCTTGGCCTTGGCCTGATTACCAAGGAAGATGTTGCTGAGCATACACGCGACAAACCTGCGTGTAAGAAGTATTTCATGCATGGCCTGGGACATCCGATGGGCCTGGATGTCCACGATGTGGCACCGGGTCACGCTCCTTTCGCCCCAGGCTGGGTATTGACGGTCGAACCGGGTATCTACCTGCCTGACGAAGGATTCGCCGTCCGACTAGAGAATGACATCTTGATCACCGAGGATGGCCCCATCGATCTGATGAAAGACATCCCTGTCGAAGCGGATGAAATCGAGTCAATTATGCAGACAGCAGCCTCGGCGTCGTAA
- a CDS encoding AAA family ATPase, with the protein MVSIDIEDQDFEEQAVQQIRVGREKILAELSKTVIGQQEVVEQLLLCLFAGGHCLITGAPGLAKTLLVNSISKIFDLEFRRIQFTPDLMPADITGTEILEETEEGRRKLQFAKGPIFANVILADEINRTPPKTQAALLEAMQEHQVTAAGVRYALEEPFFVLATQNPIEMEGTYPLPEAQLDRFMFNIWMDYLPEDDEVAVVNQTTSRKAEPISPLFSGEDVLRFHDVVKKVPIAENLVRYAVRLADASRPGRPSTPDFINQWVMWGAGIRGAQYLVLGAKARALLLGRTHVTADDIKALAHVTLRHRILVGYRAEAEGITVEKVIDQLLAAIPVPGAQ; encoded by the coding sequence ATCGTGAGCATTGACATAGAAGACCAGGACTTCGAAGAACAAGCGGTCCAGCAGATCCGAGTTGGCCGCGAGAAAATCTTGGCCGAGCTTTCCAAGACCGTCATCGGTCAGCAGGAAGTTGTCGAGCAACTGTTGCTGTGCCTCTTCGCAGGCGGTCATTGCTTAATCACAGGGGCGCCCGGTTTGGCCAAAACGTTGCTGGTCAATTCTATCTCCAAGATTTTTGATCTTGAGTTTCGCCGTATCCAGTTCACGCCTGACTTGATGCCTGCCGACATCACAGGTACTGAAATCTTGGAAGAGACGGAGGAAGGCCGCCGCAAGCTTCAGTTTGCCAAAGGTCCGATCTTCGCCAACGTCATCCTTGCTGACGAAATCAACCGTACGCCACCCAAGACCCAGGCCGCTCTCCTGGAAGCGATGCAGGAACATCAGGTTACCGCCGCTGGGGTGCGCTATGCCCTCGAGGAACCTTTCTTCGTGCTCGCCACGCAGAACCCGATTGAAATGGAAGGGACCTATCCCCTGCCCGAGGCCCAGCTAGATCGTTTCATGTTCAACATCTGGATGGACTATCTTCCCGAGGATGACGAAGTGGCCGTGGTGAACCAAACCACCTCGCGCAAAGCGGAACCAATCAGTCCTCTGTTCTCTGGTGAAGATGTCCTGCGTTTTCATGACGTCGTGAAGAAAGTCCCCATCGCCGAGAACCTGGTACGCTATGCCGTTCGTCTGGCCGATGCTTCACGACCAGGTCGACCCTCGACGCCTGACTTCATTAATCAATGGGTAATGTGGGGAGCCGGGATTCGTGGTGCTCAGTATCTCGTTCTGGGAGCGAAGGCTCGGGCGTTGCTGCTGGGGCGTACGCATGTCACCGCCGACGACATCAAGGCCCTGGCCCATGTAACTCTGCGACACCGGATACTGGTCGGCTATCGTGCCGAGGCAGAAGGGATCACGGTCGAAAAGGTAATCGACCAGCTACTAGCGGCCATACCGGTACCGGGGGCACAATGA
- a CDS encoding BatA domain-containing protein — protein sequence MSVLSGIFLLGAAAIAAPILFHLIRRTPKASFEFSSLMFLQPSPPRLTRRSRLDQWLLLLIRSLVILLLAFAFMRPFFRTSTNLSPDDIPRRHVALLIDQSASMRRANVWKQAMDEADQTIDDLEASDEVSLYAFDENLTPLVTAEQTSELDRSQRREMVRKSLAEASPTWASSNLGAALVGVAERLSADDDLTQNSATLQIVLISDMQSGSQIDRLQTSQWPEAVRVDVRLITVEDDSNARVRLVESREAGDSPVAPRVRVRNTSDSVKEQFEVVWHRGDQIASRPVSFHVPPGESLVLDVPYEPGSPGPDRLQLNGDSSGMDFDNTFFVIPPLQEEVTIAYFGADSSDDPEGMLFYLSRVFDETPSRKIEVQTVEAESVPSWNDVAGTVPRLVIVTQTPSEGQRDVLDRYLQRGGHAVVVLQNDDMVRDLSTWLDNLSLVSQEDEKLASSNGSYAMLGQIDFQHPLFAPFSAARYNDFTTIRFWKHRDVLLGDESSSDVIARFEDGTPAIWSIERGKGLLYVMSAGWNRADSQLALSTKFLPLLSRWLELADRQKLASQSYFVNQSVPLPPSTGEKSIQTPGGNTLQLPDGATTFDETTQPGIYVLRQGGKELPFAVNLADGESDTAPLELDRLEQFGVPLGMTATHSEQLAELRQLQDRELENHQKVWKWLVVSVLFLLAVETFLAARRSQVPTQELGEAQ from the coding sequence ATGAGCGTTCTATCAGGTATCTTTTTGCTGGGAGCAGCGGCGATTGCCGCACCCATTCTCTTTCACTTAATTCGTCGCACGCCCAAGGCAAGCTTTGAATTCAGTTCGCTAATGTTCCTGCAGCCTTCGCCTCCACGGCTGACGCGCCGCAGTCGGCTTGATCAATGGTTGCTGCTTCTCATTCGGTCGTTGGTTATCTTGCTGCTTGCATTTGCCTTCATGCGGCCCTTTTTTCGCACGTCAACCAACCTTTCGCCCGACGATATTCCTCGTCGTCACGTGGCTCTCCTCATCGATCAAAGTGCCAGCATGCGACGGGCGAATGTTTGGAAACAGGCGATGGACGAAGCAGACCAGACAATCGATGACCTGGAGGCTTCCGACGAAGTCTCTCTCTATGCCTTCGATGAGAACCTGACTCCACTGGTCACCGCTGAACAAACAAGCGAGCTTGATCGATCCCAACGTCGCGAAATGGTCCGAAAGAGCCTGGCAGAAGCGTCGCCGACTTGGGCCTCCAGCAATCTGGGGGCGGCCCTAGTTGGAGTTGCGGAGCGATTGTCAGCCGATGACGACCTAACTCAGAACAGCGCCACACTACAAATTGTATTGATCAGCGACATGCAATCTGGTTCGCAAATCGATCGTCTGCAGACCAGTCAGTGGCCAGAGGCTGTTCGCGTTGATGTGCGTCTCATCACTGTGGAAGACGATTCCAATGCACGTGTACGGCTGGTCGAAAGCAGAGAGGCGGGGGATAGCCCCGTCGCGCCTCGCGTTCGTGTCCGAAACACATCCGACTCCGTTAAAGAGCAGTTCGAAGTCGTATGGCATCGAGGCGATCAAATTGCTTCCCGTCCAGTCTCCTTTCATGTACCGCCTGGCGAAAGCCTCGTGCTGGACGTTCCGTACGAGCCTGGCTCTCCTGGTCCCGACCGTCTTCAACTCAATGGTGATTCCAGCGGGATGGACTTTGACAACACGTTCTTCGTAATCCCTCCTCTGCAAGAAGAAGTCACCATCGCCTACTTCGGAGCCGACTCGAGTGACGATCCTGAAGGCATGCTCTTCTATCTAAGTCGAGTATTCGACGAGACGCCGAGTCGTAAGATTGAGGTGCAGACCGTCGAGGCGGAAAGTGTTCCCAGTTGGAATGATGTGGCCGGAACCGTTCCGCGACTGGTGATCGTTACCCAGACTCCTAGCGAAGGCCAGCGAGACGTTTTGGATCGATATTTACAGCGTGGTGGTCACGCGGTCGTGGTGCTGCAAAACGACGATATGGTACGTGATCTTAGTACCTGGCTCGATAATCTGAGTTTGGTCTCGCAAGAAGATGAGAAGCTTGCGTCTTCTAACGGGTCTTATGCGATGCTGGGACAGATCGATTTTCAGCATCCTCTCTTCGCTCCGTTTTCGGCGGCACGCTACAACGATTTCACCACGATCCGGTTCTGGAAGCATCGAGATGTACTTCTTGGCGACGAATCGTCCTCCGACGTGATTGCCCGGTTTGAAGACGGAACCCCTGCGATCTGGTCAATTGAGCGCGGCAAGGGGCTGCTATATGTGATGAGTGCCGGCTGGAACCGAGCAGACAGCCAACTCGCTTTATCAACCAAATTCCTTCCACTCCTATCACGTTGGCTGGAACTGGCCGACCGTCAAAAGCTGGCCTCGCAATCGTATTTTGTGAATCAGAGCGTCCCCCTACCGCCGTCAACGGGCGAGAAATCTATTCAAACCCCAGGCGGAAACACTTTACAATTACCTGATGGCGCCACCACCTTTGACGAGACGACCCAGCCAGGCATTTACGTCCTGCGGCAAGGCGGCAAGGAACTTCCCTTCGCGGTCAATCTGGCCGATGGAGAAAGCGATACAGCCCCGCTGGAATTAGATCGGCTCGAACAGTTCGGTGTCCCGCTGGGGATGACTGCCACACATTCCGAACAACTAGCGGAACTTCGCCAGCTTCAAGATCGTGAGCTGGAGAACCATCAAAAGGTATGGAAGTGGCTGGTTGTCTCGGTGCTGTTTCTGCTGGCGGTTGAAACGTTTCTCGCTGCCCGCAGATCGCAAGTTCCCACACAGGAATTGGGAGAAGCACAATAA
- a CDS encoding glutamine amidotransferase, giving the protein MNEWVQDQWLLEWPNVWGAHDWIVPACAIGAGLFLLILWAYRSIQAPLIVKLACAAAKTLAVMLLAALLVEPMRSETKPVPGANLFVVLADRSQSLQVTDPGETETRAEQLKKRLDRSEDWQIRLGQDFDVRRYEFADQLLPVADFEHYDADGRGSALQSALASIADRFSGRPIAGVLLLTDGNATDITNDAVDWSKYPPVFPVQIGANEPAKDVQVRRVAASQTNFEASPVTVTADIAAAGFANDSVIVELLDEQGEILETQTLTNVSDGQSYTTRFQIKPDKRGVLFYQVRAYAQSQKGVFEHPSTSTEATLLNNSRTVMVNRGHGPYKVLYVSGRPNWEFKFLNRSLAEDDEVELHGLIRIARKEPRFQFREKDSNANRIFTNTDDEAKEQVEQYDEPVLLRVGKLEPGELSGGFPKSADELFSYHAIILDDLEADFFTQQQKSLIQEFVSLRGGGLLMLGGGESFVEGDYLRTPVGEVLPVYLNGVSPRPGAMAFSLALTRDGLLEPWVRVRTTQQQEQQRLDAMPGLRILNEVGALKPGASELLSIVSASGESRPGLVTQRFGKGRTAAFLVGDLWRWKLHPSSHDNEDFERTWRQTIRWLIADVPHRVRVQTITTKKDPAQPLQVAVQVNDESYQPLDNAGVAIEISTPTDEVLKLKAEPKDAVSGQYGSSYVSRTDGTYRATIIANNPDGSEIDRVETGWVSDPAAEEFANLRPNVDFLQSIARASGGELVTLDELDSFVSTLPDREIPIAEPMVRSVWHTWGVFLLAISLLSIEWGLRRWKGLA; this is encoded by the coding sequence ATGAACGAATGGGTTCAGGATCAATGGCTTCTCGAGTGGCCAAACGTCTGGGGTGCGCATGACTGGATAGTTCCAGCGTGCGCGATTGGTGCGGGACTATTCCTTCTTATTCTGTGGGCATATCGCTCGATCCAAGCGCCGCTGATTGTCAAGCTCGCCTGCGCCGCAGCGAAGACCTTAGCGGTGATGCTATTGGCCGCACTGTTGGTTGAGCCGATGCGTAGCGAAACAAAGCCCGTTCCCGGAGCGAATCTTTTCGTGGTGCTCGCAGATCGCTCGCAAAGCCTACAAGTTACCGACCCAGGCGAAACCGAAACACGTGCCGAACAGTTGAAAAAACGCCTCGATCGGTCCGAGGATTGGCAGATTCGTTTAGGACAGGATTTTGACGTTCGCCGTTACGAATTCGCCGATCAGCTTTTGCCTGTGGCTGATTTTGAACATTATGACGCCGACGGACGTGGATCGGCCCTACAGTCTGCTTTGGCTTCAATCGCTGATCGCTTCTCAGGTCGTCCTATCGCCGGGGTGCTGCTACTAACCGACGGCAACGCCACCGACATTACCAATGACGCCGTCGACTGGAGCAAATATCCTCCAGTTTTCCCGGTTCAGATTGGGGCGAACGAGCCTGCCAAGGATGTGCAAGTACGGCGAGTCGCGGCCAGCCAAACTAACTTTGAAGCTTCGCCAGTTACCGTGACCGCCGATATTGCCGCGGCGGGGTTCGCCAACGACTCGGTCATCGTCGAACTGCTTGACGAACAAGGCGAGATCCTGGAAACACAAACGCTTACGAACGTCAGCGACGGACAGTCGTACACAACTCGGTTTCAGATCAAGCCTGACAAGCGTGGTGTCCTGTTTTATCAGGTTCGCGCTTACGCCCAGTCTCAGAAGGGCGTCTTTGAGCATCCGAGCACCAGCACCGAGGCAACACTACTGAATAACAGCCGGACCGTGATGGTGAACCGAGGTCACGGTCCGTACAAAGTGCTCTACGTCTCGGGTCGTCCCAACTGGGAGTTCAAGTTCCTCAATCGTTCGTTGGCTGAAGACGATGAGGTAGAACTTCACGGACTTATTCGCATTGCAAGAAAAGAACCTCGATTCCAGTTTCGCGAAAAGGATTCAAACGCCAACCGAATTTTTACCAATACCGACGATGAGGCTAAAGAGCAGGTCGAACAATATGATGAGCCGGTCTTGCTTCGTGTCGGCAAGCTCGAACCAGGAGAACTCTCCGGAGGATTCCCCAAGTCTGCCGACGAACTGTTCTCTTACCACGCGATCATCTTGGATGACCTGGAAGCAGACTTCTTTACCCAGCAGCAAAAGTCACTGATTCAAGAGTTTGTCAGTCTGCGAGGGGGCGGCTTGTTGATGCTTGGTGGTGGTGAGTCGTTCGTCGAAGGTGACTACCTACGCACCCCAGTTGGCGAGGTCTTGCCGGTCTATTTGAACGGTGTTTCACCACGACCAGGAGCCATGGCGTTCTCGCTCGCCTTAACGCGGGATGGACTTCTGGAGCCCTGGGTTCGTGTTCGCACAACGCAGCAACAAGAACAGCAGCGTCTCGACGCCATGCCTGGTCTGCGGATCCTCAACGAAGTGGGAGCACTCAAGCCAGGTGCGAGCGAGCTCCTATCGATTGTCTCAGCAAGCGGCGAGAGTCGCCCCGGGCTGGTCACGCAGCGTTTTGGTAAAGGAAGGACGGCAGCCTTCCTGGTCGGAGACCTCTGGCGGTGGAAGCTGCACCCCTCATCGCACGACAACGAGGACTTCGAGCGGACTTGGCGGCAGACCATTCGTTGGCTGATTGCGGATGTGCCGCATCGAGTCCGCGTTCAGACGATCACGACGAAAAAAGATCCGGCGCAGCCTCTTCAAGTCGCCGTGCAGGTCAACGATGAAAGTTATCAACCGCTGGATAATGCCGGGGTGGCTATCGAAATATCGACACCGACGGATGAAGTGCTCAAGCTGAAAGCAGAACCCAAGGATGCCGTTTCTGGGCAGTATGGTTCCAGCTACGTGTCACGTACCGATGGTACCTATCGGGCCACGATCATTGCGAACAATCCGGACGGCAGCGAGATCGACCGGGTCGAAACAGGCTGGGTGTCCGATCCGGCAGCTGAAGAGTTTGCCAATCTACGGCCGAACGTCGACTTCTTACAGTCGATCGCTAGGGCATCAGGAGGGGAACTGGTCACTCTTGATGAGCTTGATTCATTCGTGAGTACGCTGCCAGATCGCGAGATTCCCATCGCGGAGCCAATGGTTCGTTCGGTCTGGCATACTTGGGGAGTTTTCCTCCTGGCAATTTCACTGTTGAGTATCGAATGGGGACTTCGCCGTTGGAAGGGACTTGCCTGA